CATTGATCGTTGGGATGTGGTGCGCGAACACGACGTGAAGGTGCATGAGTTTTTCAAGGCTTCGCCGGGGGGTGTGCCGACGCAGGTCGCCTTCTCGCAGGATCGCCGCTTCAATGAGCTTGATCTGGATCGTACCCATGGCTGTATCCGCAACAAGGCCAATGCCTTCTCGCAGGAGGGCGGCCTGGCTGTGCTTTACGGCAACATTGCACTCGACGGTTGTATCGTCAAGACGGCAGGTGTCGATGAGTCGATCTGGAAATTCAGTGGCCGTGCCCGTGTTTTCGAAAGTCAGGATGCAGCGGTCGACGCCATTCTGGGCGAGAAAATCGTCGCCGGCGACGTGGTCGTGATCCGCTACGAAGGCCCGAAGGGCGGCCCGGGCATGCAGGAAATGCTCTATCCGACTTCCTATCTGAAGTCGATGGGCCTCGGCAAGGCTTGCGCACTGCTCACCGATGGCCGTTTCTCCGGTGGTACTTCTGGTCTGTCGATCGGTCACGCCTCGCCGGAAGCGGCCGATGGTGGTGCGATCGGCTTGGTGGAAGAGGGCGATACGATAGAAATCGATATCCCGAATCGTCGCATTCATCTTGCCGTGTCCGAGGCTGATCTGGCAAAGCGTCGGGCAGCAATGGAGGCGCTTGGTGATGCTGCCTGGAAGCCGGTTGAGCGTGAGCGCGTTGTTTCTGCTGCCTTGCAGGCATATGCGCTGATGGCGACCTCTGCCGACAAGGGGGCGGTGCGTGACATCAAGCAGATTCAGCGTCGCAAGTAACATGCAGGGGTTCTTGACCGGCATTGTCTTTGTTTTGCCGGTCAACGCTGTGTAACATGCTGCGTTAAATGTCTGTGACCAGAAAAGACCGATGCTGACTCCCGTGTGCTGCAATGTGAAAAGCGGTTTGCACGGGAGTTAAAAGGGTTTTATCATCACATGCTGATTTACCCACCAACCCGACAATCGGAGCGAGATAATGAAAGCTGTTTATATTGCCATGATGGCAGCCGCAGGCATCGTGATGGCCGGCCAAGCACAGGCCGACGAAGCCCTGGCAAAAGCAAAGAACTGCATGGCTTGCCATGCCATCGACAAGAAGCTGGTCGGTCCGGCTTACAAGGAAGTTGCCGCCAAGTACAAGGGTGACAAGGCTGCTCCGGCCAAGCTGGCTGCCAAGGTCAAGGCGGGTGGTAGTGGTGTTTGGGGTCCGACTCCGATGCCGCCGAACAACGTTACCGAAGATGAGGCCAAGAAGCTGGTTACCTGGGTTCTGTCCCAGAAGTAATTTGCGCTTGGAAGCAGAAAGCCGGCCATGGGCCGGCTTTTTTGTTTTCATAGGTGTTGACACGGGC
The DNA window shown above is from Quatrionicoccus australiensis and carries:
- a CDS encoding c-type cytochrome, producing the protein MKAVYIAMMAAAGIVMAGQAQADEALAKAKNCMACHAIDKKLVGPAYKEVAAKYKGDKAAPAKLAAKVKAGGSGVWGPTPMPPNNVTEDEAKKLVTWVLSQK